A single Chryseobacterium sp. DNA region contains:
- a CDS encoding carboxymuconolactone decarboxylase family protein: protein MSQRINAFAIGNKAVNALHNMGFQVQNSSLDNSFLELMYFRVSQMNGCAFCLDMHSKELRAKGETEQRIFLVSAWRECSFYTDKEKAGLLWAETLTALNGKEVNDEIYSKVSHHFSETEIVDLTMAVIAINSYNRINIAFGANVGAYQVPEKA, encoded by the coding sequence ATGTCACAAAGAATCAACGCATTTGCAATTGGCAACAAGGCTGTAAATGCACTTCACAACATGGGGTTTCAGGTACAGAACTCTTCACTGGACAATTCATTTCTGGAACTGATGTATTTCCGGGTTTCTCAAATGAACGGCTGTGCTTTTTGCTTGGATATGCATTCTAAAGAATTAAGGGCAAAAGGTGAAACCGAACAAAGAATATTTCTTGTAAGTGCCTGGAGAGAATGTTCGTTTTATACGGACAAAGAAAAGGCTGGATTATTATGGGCTGAGACTTTAACGGCTTTAAATGGGAAGGAAGTCAATGATGAAATTTATTCAAAGGTAAGTCATCACTTCTCTGAAACAGAAATAGTGGATCTAACCATGGCTGTCATTGCGATCAACAGCTATAATAGAATTAATATTGCTTTCGGAGCTAATGTTGGTGCTTACCAGGTTCCTGAAAAAGCCTAG
- a CDS encoding Crp/Fnr family transcriptional regulator, producing the protein MPHSQFIQTIEKILKPEEEVMNELVSGLESKTYRKGDFLLKADETCRYFYFIEKGLVKLFFDNGEKDVIMTFFAENAFFAELSGFLTGQPSKYMIVALEPTEVLRIPRDVIEGLCKKYHTAETLFSKLYSKAPVNMVEGSVKCLKTMGKSDIIISYDKDLTLSSVSALEIWQIISASLRYL; encoded by the coding sequence ATGCCTCATTCCCAGTTTATCCAGACCATTGAGAAGATTTTAAAACCCGAAGAGGAAGTTATGAACGAACTTGTCTCAGGTTTAGAATCTAAGACGTATAGAAAAGGAGATTTTCTGTTAAAAGCTGATGAAACCTGCAGGTATTTCTATTTTATTGAAAAAGGGCTGGTAAAACTATTTTTTGACAATGGTGAAAAAGATGTTATCATGACCTTTTTTGCTGAAAATGCTTTTTTTGCAGAACTGAGTGGTTTTCTTACCGGACAGCCGTCAAAATACATGATCGTTGCTCTGGAACCTACAGAAGTTCTCCGGATACCCAGAGATGTGATCGAAGGATTATGCAAAAAATACCACACGGCTGAAACACTTTTCAGCAAACTGTATTCAAAAGCACCGGTCAATATGGTGGAAGGATCAGTGAAATGCTTGAAGACGATGGGAAAAAGCGATATTATAATTTCTTACGACAAAGACCTGACCTTATCCAGCGTATCAGCCTTGGAGATCTGGCAGATTATATCGGCATCACTCAGGTATCTTTAA
- a CDS encoding cob(I)yrinic acid a,c-diamide adenosyltransferase, with the protein MKIYTKTGDKGQTALYGGTRVSKASARVDSYGNIDELNSFIGIAKSHIEDEEVLKQLKKIQFDLFTVGSEAATPVDKLMLANGKSRLPLIISETEIEELEQWMDAFDEKLEPLQYFILPGGGKPATFLHAARTICRRAERSLVFLNESEEVRPELIKYLNRLSDYLFVLARYVSKLNNEPEEYWNPNER; encoded by the coding sequence ATGAAAATTTATACAAAAACAGGAGATAAAGGGCAGACAGCATTATATGGCGGAACAAGAGTTTCCAAGGCCAGTGCGAGAGTTGACAGTTATGGAAATATAGACGAACTGAATTCATTCATCGGAATTGCCAAAAGCCATATTGAAGATGAAGAAGTTCTAAAGCAGCTGAAAAAAATACAGTTTGATCTGTTTACAGTAGGTTCTGAAGCAGCAACGCCGGTGGATAAATTGATGCTTGCCAATGGTAAATCTAGACTTCCATTAATTATTTCAGAAACTGAGATTGAAGAACTGGAACAATGGATGGATGCGTTTGATGAAAAGCTGGAACCTCTTCAGTATTTTATTCTTCCCGGCGGCGGAAAGCCGGCGACTTTTTTACATGCGGCAAGAACCATCTGCAGAAGGGCAGAGCGTTCCCTGGTATTTTTAAATGAGTCTGAAGAAGTACGCCCTGAATTAATCAAATATTTAAACAGACTTTCAGATTATCTTTTTGTATTGGCAAGATATGTTTCAAAACTGAATAACGAACCGGAAGAATACTGGAATCCGAATGAGAGATAA
- a CDS encoding TonB-dependent siderophore receptor, protein MEKNLFKRKIYALVLSGAGAMGYAQDSIKQNKIDEVVVTTGRTKPRTIITSAIPIDNISAVQLKSTGQVTFDKALTYAVPSFNSSQQTVSDATAHFDPADLRGLGPSRTLVLVNGKRKNQSALIYVNDTPGKGEVGTDLKSIPSAALQNVEVLRDGASAQYGSDAIAGVINIILKNSVGKSTVNLFSGITSKGDGFNIGADFNTGIRVAKTGSLNLTFGFSSQNKTNRAGSITKDELFGVDNAWTQANPGLGMIIGQPETKVANMFVNFELPTGETGKFYAFGGTTYRNGTSFALYRTPYWVPSDFGLLTPKGQPYNGFQPEFKTDVYDYNLTSGWKGMFGKWSFDGSATFGSNAVDYAVGNTINTSLGANSPTRFKAGGHQFSNIIGNIDVSRDFGALVLGAGAEVRNENYQARAGEEASYIGSGAESFPGLQPQNEVNKNRQNIGAYMNAEWDVTKNLLLGGTVRYENFSDFGNNVSWKGNARYKLLDDKLVFRGSVSTGFRAPSLHQIYYSNVQTKITGNTVANQGTFNNDSQIVRSDLGVPKLNAEKAFNITGGFAVKPFKNLTITADYYRIKIKDRVLFSGDIGYKTGAPGNPDLTNPVEVILNNNKITSLKFFTNAVNTVTEGIDFVANYYTSAIGKGKLGIIAAFNYNETKIVDNIAVPPILAENGYSENFFDRKEQSRIISARPKTKTILSLSYDISKFNFNLNNTYFGSVTWQHATDPAKDQTFSGKVVTDIVLTYKITNDLKVSGVVNNLFNIYPDVIDSKGDVVTDLGGRFKYPWEVNQFGFNGTIFQLNVNYSF, encoded by the coding sequence ATGGAAAAGAATTTATTTAAGAGAAAAATCTATGCATTAGTATTAAGTGGAGCTGGTGCTATGGGATATGCTCAGGACAGCATAAAACAAAATAAAATAGATGAAGTGGTGGTTACCACGGGTAGAACCAAGCCCAGGACCATCATTACCTCTGCAATTCCTATTGACAATATTTCGGCAGTACAGTTAAAATCCACAGGGCAGGTTACTTTTGATAAAGCTTTGACTTATGCTGTACCCTCTTTTAATTCATCACAGCAAACTGTTTCTGATGCAACCGCTCACTTTGATCCTGCAGATTTAAGAGGATTAGGACCTTCCAGAACATTGGTTTTGGTGAATGGTAAAAGAAAAAATCAAAGTGCTTTAATTTATGTAAATGATACACCAGGAAAAGGTGAGGTAGGTACAGATCTGAAAAGTATTCCTTCAGCAGCCTTACAAAATGTAGAAGTATTGAGGGATGGAGCATCTGCACAATATGGCTCTGATGCCATTGCAGGAGTTATTAATATAATTCTTAAGAACAGTGTGGGCAAAAGCACAGTCAATCTTTTTTCAGGTATTACTTCAAAAGGAGACGGTTTTAATATCGGAGCAGATTTTAATACGGGAATCAGAGTAGCAAAAACCGGAAGTCTGAATCTTACATTCGGATTTTCCTCTCAAAATAAAACGAACCGCGCAGGCTCTATTACAAAAGACGAACTTTTTGGTGTCGATAATGCCTGGACTCAGGCTAATCCCGGTTTAGGAATGATTATAGGGCAGCCGGAGACAAAAGTTGCCAATATGTTTGTGAATTTTGAATTGCCAACGGGTGAAACTGGTAAATTTTATGCTTTTGGGGGTACCACTTACAGAAATGGGACTAGTTTTGCTTTGTATAGAACCCCCTATTGGGTACCTTCAGATTTTGGTTTATTAACTCCAAAAGGACAACCTTACAATGGATTTCAACCGGAATTTAAAACAGATGTTTATGATTATAATTTAACTTCCGGATGGAAAGGCATGTTTGGAAAATGGAGTTTTGATGGGAGTGCAACCTTTGGCTCTAATGCAGTAGATTATGCTGTAGGAAATACTATTAATACATCTTTGGGTGCAAATTCACCAACCCGTTTTAAAGCAGGTGGCCACCAGTTCAGTAATATTATAGGAAACATAGATGTCAGCCGGGATTTTGGTGCCCTTGTTTTAGGAGCCGGAGCTGAAGTGCGCAATGAAAATTATCAGGCAAGGGCAGGAGAGGAAGCGTCTTATATAGGAAGTGGAGCAGAATCATTTCCAGGACTGCAGCCTCAAAATGAAGTCAATAAAAATCGTCAGAATATTGGAGCTTATATGAATGCTGAATGGGATGTTACGAAAAACCTGTTACTTGGAGGAACTGTGAGGTATGAAAATTTCAGTGATTTCGGAAATAATGTTTCCTGGAAAGGAAATGCAAGATATAAACTGTTAGATGATAAATTGGTTTTCCGAGGGTCTGTTTCTACAGGATTCCGAGCACCTTCATTACACCAGATTTATTATTCTAATGTTCAAACCAAGATTACAGGGAATACGGTAGCTAATCAGGGTACTTTTAATAATGATTCTCAAATTGTAAGATCTGATCTTGGGGTACCCAAATTAAATGCTGAAAAAGCCTTTAATATTACAGGAGGATTTGCTGTAAAACCTTTTAAAAACCTGACTATTACAGCAGATTATTATAGAATAAAAATTAAAGACCGGGTACTTTTCTCAGGAGATATTGGGTACAAAACCGGTGCTCCAGGGAATCCGGATCTAACAAACCCTGTGGAAGTAATATTAAACAATAACAAAATAACCTCCCTGAAGTTTTTTACCAATGCTGTAAATACAGTGACTGAAGGGATTGATTTTGTAGCTAATTATTATACTTCTGCTATTGGCAAAGGAAAATTGGGAATTATTGCTGCTTTCAATTATAACGAAACTAAAATAGTAGATAATATTGCCGTTCCGCCTATTTTGGCTGAAAATGGTTACTCAGAAAACTTTTTTGATAGAAAAGAACAATCCAGAATTATCTCTGCAAGACCAAAAACAAAAACTATTCTTAGTCTTTCGTATGACATTTCAAAGTTTAATTTTAACCTTAATAATACGTATTTTGGTTCTGTTACATGGCAGCACGCCACTGATCCTGCCAAAGATCAGACATTTTCCGGTAAGGTAGTTACAGACATCGTTTTAACCTATAAAATCACGAATGATCTTAAAGTTTCCGGAGTCGTGAATAATTTATTTAATATTTACCCGGATGTAATAGACAGCAAAGGAGATGTAGTAACGGATCTTGGAGGAAGATTCAAATATCCCTGGGAGGTAAATCAGTTTGGATTTAACGGAACCATTTTTCAGCTAAATGTTAATTATTCTTTTTAA
- a CDS encoding DinB family protein, whose translation MTTTATATQQFMTTEQLLNHWQGHRNLTRRVIESFPEKELFEFSLGGMRPFAKLAVELISIGGVALKGIVEKNMEAYNEEGFTPKTKEEILKKWDEETEVINHYFGQISEERFQETFNLFGQYEFPVYQNILYFVDNEIHHRGQGYVYLRALGIEPPFFWERF comes from the coding sequence ATGACAACTACAGCAACAGCCACTCAACAATTCATGACAACCGAGCAATTATTAAACCATTGGCAAGGTCATAGAAACCTTACGAGAAGAGTAATTGAATCTTTTCCCGAAAAAGAATTATTTGAATTTTCACTAGGCGGAATGAGACCCTTCGCAAAACTGGCAGTAGAGCTGATCAGCATCGGCGGAGTTGCTTTAAAAGGAATTGTTGAAAAAAATATGGAAGCGTATAACGAGGAAGGCTTTACTCCAAAGACCAAAGAAGAAATTTTGAAAAAATGGGATGAAGAGACTGAAGTGATCAACCATTATTTCGGTCAGATCTCTGAAGAGCGTTTCCAGGAGACCTTCAATTTATTCGGACAATATGAATTCCCGGTATATCAGAACATTCTTTATTTTGTAGATAACGAAATTCACCACCGCGGCCAGGGATATGTTTATTTAAGAGCTCTGGGAATTGAACCGCCTTTTTTCTGGGAGAGATTTTAA
- a CDS encoding thiamine diphosphokinase, translating to MRDKVLLFINGEAPKTLPDPENYGLIACTDGAFHYLKKMGFRLDQLDFISGDFDSHSGSDEDRYQEKFILTLDQDKTDFHKALEIILEKGFSEIDVFGGSGGEQDHFLGNLTVAYGFKDRMEIRFYDEFSEYYFIPRKFKLKGVKNKMVSLYPFPSADQITTKGLNWPLTHGNLSITSRIGTRNFAIEDEISVEYESGDVLFFVGLNEIEYPIIY from the coding sequence ATGAGAGATAAAGTATTGCTTTTTATCAATGGTGAGGCTCCAAAAACGTTACCTGATCCTGAAAATTATGGATTGATCGCTTGTACAGACGGTGCTTTCCATTATCTGAAAAAAATGGGCTTCCGTTTAGATCAGCTGGATTTTATTTCCGGTGACTTTGATTCGCATTCCGGATCGGATGAAGATAGATATCAGGAAAAATTTATCCTTACATTGGATCAGGATAAGACAGATTTTCATAAAGCTTTGGAAATCATTTTGGAAAAAGGCTTTTCGGAGATTGATGTTTTCGGAGGAAGTGGAGGTGAGCAGGATCATTTTCTTGGAAACCTTACGGTTGCTTATGGATTTAAAGACCGTATGGAAATCAGGTTTTATGATGAATTTTCGGAATATTATTTTATTCCCAGAAAATTTAAATTGAAAGGAGTAAAGAATAAAATGGTCTCTCTTTATCCTTTTCCGTCAGCTGACCAAATTACAACAAAAGGGCTCAATTGGCCCCTGACTCATGGAAACTTAAGCATTACCTCAAGAATAGGAACCCGGAATTTTGCTATTGAAGATGAGATTTCAGTGGAATATGAATCAGGAGATGTATTATTTTTTGTAGGTCTCAACGAGATAGAATATCCAATTATATATTAA
- a CDS encoding YafY family protein produces the protein MNDHYLKKLDRVTAILTQLQSKPVVRAQDLAEKFDVSIRTIYRDVKTLENAGIPIVGEAGNGYSLMEGYKLPPIMFTKEEVLSFITAEKLMQKFSHQSLGNHYQAAMEKVRSVLRYSDKNLIQNIEKQIDVFSFHTDSGNSLKNVIPIILESIAEKTQLVIKYKTVDAAVTSRTIETVGVFFEFNFWYIMAFCTLRKDFRQFRVDRILEIMKTQNPFLQEYGQVNDYRKKSNGNKVTAKLLVDKKIMSHLVNSKKYYGLVEEVETDNGVELTFETEWIDGGFPRWLITFADYATVLEPESLRTTLNEMLLKMTERHK, from the coding sequence ATGAACGATCACTATCTTAAAAAACTCGATCGGGTAACGGCCATTCTTACCCAATTACAGTCAAAGCCTGTTGTGCGGGCACAGGATCTGGCTGAAAAGTTTGATGTAAGTATCAGAACCATTTACCGGGACGTAAAAACCCTGGAAAATGCGGGTATTCCCATTGTAGGAGAAGCTGGGAACGGATATTCTTTAATGGAAGGATATAAGCTTCCGCCGATCATGTTTACCAAAGAAGAAGTATTGAGTTTCATCACTGCTGAAAAACTGATGCAGAAATTTTCCCATCAGAGTTTGGGGAATCATTATCAGGCTGCAATGGAAAAAGTGAGGTCAGTATTGCGGTATTCCGATAAAAATCTGATTCAGAATATAGAAAAACAGATTGATGTATTCAGCTTTCATACCGATTCAGGGAATTCTCTCAAAAATGTGATTCCCATTATTCTGGAAAGCATAGCAGAAAAGACCCAATTGGTGATAAAATATAAAACCGTAGACGCTGCAGTGACCAGCAGAACCATTGAGACTGTTGGGGTATTCTTTGAATTTAATTTCTGGTACATCATGGCATTCTGTACTTTGAGAAAAGATTTCAGACAGTTTCGGGTAGACCGGATTCTGGAGATCATGAAAACCCAGAACCCATTTTTACAGGAATACGGACAGGTAAATGATTACCGGAAAAAATCAAACGGAAATAAAGTCACCGCTAAGCTTTTAGTAGACAAAAAGATAATGTCCCATCTTGTCAACTCTAAAAAATACTACGGACTCGTTGAAGAGGTGGAAACCGATAACGGGGTAGAGCTTACTTTTGAAACAGAATGGATTGATGGCGGATTTCCGCGCTGGCTGATCACTTTTGCAGATTATGCTACCGTGTTAGAACCGGAAAGCCTTCGTACAACGCTCAATGAGATGCTTCTAAAGATGACCGAAAGACATAAATAA